A portion of the Algimonas porphyrae genome contains these proteins:
- a CDS encoding sensor histidine kinase, with translation MGSIFGQSITTLERTLRIDAHLDVRTRARARIIYATGLIFILVQIINVISMHAVTGGWTGQQAIPLIASVFALAMTAMLRFTKSATFFGLGYGIACLIAIGGSAMISSVPNYPPPGINTALLPVLCGVSALIAFIGTRWTALLYIAASFGVIAALLNVTLGYGADAAMTIIAWDRATQALIGLILVGPICIVIAHLLFTNLEHLDRAVKRARAAESARAGFLAMMSHEIRTPLNGIMGMSDMLAEADIPDTEKRYAKLVQVSANSLMEIINEVLDMAKLEDGTVTIAQDPFSPAEMLQDVCDLFSIKAAHKGLWLGTKTNGMPEFLIGDAPHLRQILSNLVGNALKFTAEGGVQIGARLVSVQSGVAITQFFVQDTGVGIPESEQAHIFERFSQTSSAKMTKEKGTGLGLSICRELTEIMGGTLQLHSVPGQGTTFHFTLAFPMTDAAPERLLA, from the coding sequence ATGGGGTCAATCTTCGGACAATCCATAACCACCCTCGAGCGGACGCTCAGGATCGATGCGCATCTGGATGTCCGGACGCGGGCGCGGGCGCGCATTATCTATGCGACCGGGCTGATTTTCATTCTCGTCCAGATCATCAACGTGATTTCGATGCATGCCGTTACCGGCGGATGGACAGGGCAGCAGGCGATTCCGTTGATCGCATCTGTTTTTGCCCTCGCCATGACAGCGATGCTGCGGTTTACGAAATCTGCCACATTTTTCGGCCTCGGCTATGGGATCGCCTGCCTGATCGCCATCGGCGGATCGGCCATGATCAGTTCTGTTCCCAACTACCCGCCCCCCGGGATTAACACGGCCTTGCTGCCGGTACTTTGCGGCGTATCAGCTCTGATCGCGTTTATCGGAACGCGCTGGACGGCACTTCTCTATATCGCGGCCAGTTTCGGCGTGATTGCCGCTCTACTCAACGTCACGCTTGGCTATGGTGCGGACGCGGCAATGACTATCATCGCCTGGGATCGCGCAACACAAGCCTTAATCGGGCTAATCCTGGTCGGACCGATCTGCATCGTGATTGCACATCTGCTTTTCACAAATCTCGAACATCTGGATCGGGCCGTGAAACGCGCCCGCGCCGCCGAGAGCGCACGCGCCGGTTTCCTGGCCATGATGAGCCATGAAATCCGAACCCCGCTGAATGGCATTATGGGCATGTCCGACATGCTCGCCGAGGCGGATATACCAGACACGGAAAAGCGTTATGCCAAGCTGGTCCAGGTCAGTGCCAACAGCCTGATGGAAATCATCAATGAAGTCCTGGACATGGCCAAGCTCGAAGACGGAACGGTCACGATCGCGCAGGATCCGTTTTCACCCGCAGAAATGCTGCAGGATGTCTGCGATCTGTTTTCCATCAAGGCTGCCCATAAGGGTCTCTGGCTCGGCACCAAGACGAACGGCATGCCAGAGTTTCTGATTGGCGACGCTCCCCATTTACGCCAAATCCTCAGCAATCTGGTCGGTAATGCTTTGAAATTCACGGCAGAAGGGGGCGTCCAGATTGGCGCAAGGCTTGTCTCCGTTCAGTCCGGGGTCGCCATCACCCAGTTCTTTGTCCAGGATACGGGAGTCGGTATACCGGAAAGTGAGCAGGCCCATATCTTCGAACGGTTCTCGCAGACGTCGTCTGCCAAAATGACCAAGGAAAAAGGGACGGGCCTCGGCCTGTCCATTTGTCGCGAACTGACAGAAATTATGGGCGGCACACTACAGCTTCACAGTGTGCCCGGTCAGGGAACGACCTTTCATTTCACCCTCGCCTTTCCAATGACAGACGCTGCGCCGGAAAGACTTCTGGCCTGA
- a CDS encoding sensor histidine kinase — MSRYIDAFERFLRIDRSIHAEDRLRARITYLCCLAYLGLLIVNVLFFAIRYHALSLSAGILAALCVIICTAIVGLRWTKSPSVYGLFATALPIASVFASATSSTSTDISMAMGGGINTPSLPLLCLGVLMVAMIGARWTIAVYALAVGALVFHLGALSTSITPSADAVVIIERRMMQILLVVALIGVTAYALSRMAYRALRKLEAAADRARKAEAARTDFLAKMSHEIRTPLHGIIGLSDMLTRARLPDEQVRPVELIYTSAGNLMHIIDEVLDMAKLEDGELQIAAEPFDPYPLIQDLCDLFAVKASEKGLWVGADLPASLPQILIGDEAHLRQILSNLLGNAIKFTHAGGVRIGARPVALERGVAAIQFYVQDTGVGIAEGEQAAVFDRFTQSASAKTSLTKGTGLGLSICRELTEMMGGTLQLQSVVGTGTTFHFTLQLPVADAGVAAIA; from the coding sequence GTGAGCCGATATATTGACGCCTTCGAACGGTTTCTCCGGATCGACCGGTCGATCCACGCAGAAGATCGCCTACGCGCACGGATCACCTATCTTTGCTGCCTGGCCTATCTCGGCCTGCTGATCGTCAACGTTCTCTTCTTTGCCATTCGGTACCATGCGCTTTCGCTCAGCGCAGGCATTCTTGCGGCCCTTTGCGTCATCATCTGCACGGCGATCGTGGGGTTGCGCTGGACGAAGTCGCCGTCCGTCTATGGTCTCTTTGCCACTGCATTGCCGATTGCCTCGGTTTTCGCGTCGGCCACATCGAGCACCTCGACCGATATATCCATGGCGATGGGCGGCGGTATCAACACGCCCTCATTGCCGCTTCTGTGCCTCGGGGTTCTCATGGTCGCCATGATCGGCGCCCGCTGGACTATCGCGGTCTATGCGCTGGCCGTCGGGGCGCTGGTTTTCCATCTCGGTGCGCTCTCTACGTCCATCACGCCCTCTGCGGACGCCGTCGTAATTATCGAACGACGCATGATGCAGATTCTCCTGGTTGTCGCCCTGATCGGAGTCACGGCCTATGCCCTGTCGCGTATGGCGTATCGCGCCTTGCGCAAGCTCGAAGCCGCGGCAGACCGTGCCAGAAAAGCCGAAGCCGCACGAACCGATTTTCTGGCGAAAATGAGCCACGAAATCCGGACGCCGCTGCATGGGATCATTGGCCTTTCGGACATGCTGACACGGGCCAGATTGCCTGATGAACAGGTCCGCCCTGTCGAACTGATTTATACGAGCGCCGGCAATCTCATGCACATTATCGACGAAGTGCTCGACATGGCAAAACTGGAAGACGGCGAACTGCAGATTGCCGCTGAGCCATTCGATCCGTACCCGCTGATTCAGGATTTATGCGATCTGTTTGCCGTCAAGGCGTCGGAAAAAGGGCTGTGGGTCGGCGCGGATCTACCCGCGTCACTGCCGCAAATCCTGATCGGCGACGAAGCGCATCTGCGTCAGATCCTGAGCAATCTGCTCGGTAACGCCATCAAGTTCACCCATGCCGGCGGCGTGCGGATCGGGGCGCGTCCTGTCGCCCTTGAGCGGGGAGTCGCGGCTATCCAGTTCTATGTCCAGGACACGGGCGTCGGGATCGCCGAGGGCGAGCAGGCTGCGGTCTTCGACCGTTTCACACAATCGGCCTCGGCCAAGACGTCCCTGACCAAAGGAACAGGATTGGGTCTTTCCATCTGTCGTGAACTGACTGAAATGATGGGCGGAACGCTGCAGCTTCAGAGTGTCGTCGGCACAGGCACGACGTTTCATTTCACCCTGCAATTACCCGTCGCCGACGCAGGCGTCGCCGCCATCGCCTAG
- a CDS encoding succinate dehydrogenase iron-sulfur subunit has protein sequence MVQLTLPKNSKIGKGKVFETDATGANVRTFKIYRYDPSDGGLPRWDSYRIDLDECGPMVLDALFKIKNEIDPTLAFRRSCREGVCGSCAMNIGGRNTLACTRAIEDAGNGDITISPLPHLPVVRDLVPDLSQFYAQYASIEPWLHTHEAEPKEEFRQTPEDREKLDGYYECILCASCSTSCPSYWWNGDRYLGPAALLQAYRWLVDSRDDAKTDRLDALEDPFKLYRCHTIMNCANVCPKGLNPAKAIAEIKKMMVERA, from the coding sequence ATGGTTCAGCTGACGCTGCCCAAAAATTCCAAGATTGGCAAAGGCAAGGTCTTCGAGACCGACGCAACGGGCGCCAATGTCCGGACCTTCAAGATCTATCGTTACGATCCTTCTGACGGTGGGCTGCCGCGCTGGGACAGCTACCGGATCGATCTGGATGAATGCGGTCCGATGGTTCTGGATGCGCTGTTCAAGATCAAGAACGAGATTGATCCCACACTCGCCTTCCGTCGGTCCTGCCGGGAAGGGGTCTGCGGGTCATGCGCCATGAATATTGGCGGGCGAAACACGCTCGCCTGTACCCGCGCGATCGAAGATGCCGGCAATGGCGACATCACGATTTCGCCGTTGCCGCATCTGCCGGTCGTCCGCGATCTGGTTCCGGACCTGTCGCAATTCTACGCGCAATATGCGTCGATCGAACCCTGGCTGCACACACATGAGGCCGAGCCGAAAGAAGAATTCCGCCAGACGCCGGAAGACCGAGAGAAGCTGGACGGCTATTATGAGTGCATTCTCTGCGCGTCCTGTTCGACATCCTGCCCGTCTTATTGGTGGAATGGCGATCGCTATCTTGGCCCGGCGGCGCTGCTGCAGGCCTATCGCTGGCTGGTCGATAGTCGCGACGATGCCAAGACGGACCGGCTTGACGCGCTGGAAGACCCGTTCAAGCTCTATCGCTGCCACACGATCATGAATTGCGCCAATGTCTGCCCCAAAGGGTTGAACCCTGCTAAGGCGATCGCCGAGATCAAGAAGATGATGGTGGAGCGCGCCTAG
- the creD gene encoding cell envelope integrity protein CreD, translating to MTYTPQPTSRSLGLKLIVILALIVLMAIPVMFISFISFDRSSRADEVTREVSRTYGGQQRLLGPVLVVPYRETLANGGVREGDYVVSALQGEAAFADITVEEKSRSLYKVPVYTADGALTATLPSLDALPEAGGLMFDRSQARIVVGIGDVTGLQADITLNADGQTLTFEPFSRTTRYRSDRMMRDIDVDIEPALELAVEPAIGLARDPARTVEVLTDRLQGGGLTLLSVPATDLLLAGERDVSVSLRVTGAQSLSVIPFARSTRVSLTSDWPHPGFEGRFPPGDRSISEDGFSADWSVPFLRRGIPADGRAMDMTDLIHTGPNAMQVNFVSPLNPYQTVNRALKYAVLFIGLVFLAYFLMETLLGVRVHPAQYLLIGIAQAIFYLLLLAFAEHVGFTIAFLISAVATVALTAGYAGAVFGRNKMSIAAFVFASVYALLFVLMRIQDFALMVGALVSFIAIAATLYLTRNLNWYGDKMSDPES from the coding sequence ATGACCTATACGCCACAACCCACATCGCGATCGCTCGGCTTGAAGCTGATCGTCATTCTTGCCCTGATCGTCCTGATGGCGATTCCGGTCATGTTCATCTCCTTTATCAGCTTCGATCGATCATCGCGTGCCGATGAGGTCACGCGAGAGGTTAGCCGGACTTATGGCGGTCAGCAGCGATTATTGGGACCGGTCTTGGTCGTACCGTACCGGGAAACGCTCGCAAATGGCGGCGTGCGCGAAGGTGATTATGTCGTCTCCGCCCTGCAGGGAGAGGCCGCGTTTGCGGACATCACGGTCGAGGAAAAAAGCCGCTCACTCTATAAGGTGCCAGTCTACACGGCCGATGGGGCGTTGACGGCGACACTGCCGTCGCTTGACGCGCTGCCGGAAGCGGGTGGTCTGATGTTCGATCGATCGCAGGCCCGGATCGTCGTCGGGATCGGAGATGTGACGGGCTTGCAGGCGGACATTACCCTGAACGCGGACGGTCAGACGCTCACTTTCGAGCCCTTCTCACGCACGACCCGTTACCGCAGCGATCGCATGATGCGCGACATCGATGTCGACATCGAACCCGCTCTCGAGCTTGCCGTTGAACCTGCCATTGGACTCGCAAGAGATCCCGCACGTACAGTCGAGGTGCTGACGGACCGGTTGCAAGGGGGCGGCCTGACGCTGCTCTCCGTTCCGGCGACGGACTTGCTCCTGGCCGGTGAAAGAGATGTGTCCGTGTCGTTGCGTGTGACGGGCGCGCAGTCGCTATCCGTTATTCCCTTCGCCAGAAGCACGCGGGTCAGCCTGACATCTGACTGGCCGCATCCGGGTTTCGAAGGACGGTTCCCGCCGGGCGACCGCAGCATCTCCGAAGACGGGTTTTCAGCCGACTGGTCAGTCCCCTTCTTGCGTCGCGGCATTCCAGCCGATGGCCGCGCCATGGATATGACGGATTTGATCCATACGGGGCCGAACGCCATGCAGGTCAATTTCGTCAGCCCGCTCAACCCCTATCAGACCGTCAATCGCGCGTTGAAATATGCGGTGCTGTTCATCGGTCTGGTCTTTCTGGCCTATTTCCTGATGGAGACGCTGCTGGGCGTGCGGGTTCACCCGGCGCAATATCTACTGATCGGGATCGCACAGGCGATCTTCTATCTCCTGCTGCTGGCATTTGCCGAACATGTCGGCTTCACGATAGCCTTCCTGATAAGCGCTGTGGCGACGGTCGCTCTGACCGCCGGTTATGCCGGGGCCGTGTTCGGACGCAATAAGATGAGCATTGCTGCCTTTGTCTTCGCGTCCGTCTATGCGCTGCTATTCGTGCTGATGCGGATACAGGATTTTGCCCTGATGGTCGGTGCGCTGGTCAGTTTCATCGCCATCGCCGCGACGCTCTATCTGACGCGAAACTTGAACTGGTATGGCGACAAAATGTCGGACCCTGAAAGTTGA
- a CDS encoding DUF4197 domain-containing protein — MLDRRTLIVALGALPLTACETLDPAILEQVLGSGALTQGEAAMGIRAALDNGVGNALTNLGRVDGFLGNPVVRIPLPDVLQDLQSYLAPIGADRLLVELQQQLNRGAEKAAPVARDIFIDAVRGLTIQDAINIVRGPDTAATDYLRDRTTQSLTGLFSPIMEDALADTGALRLVDEVDRQVPVGLLTGSGADLKSQLIAHGVDYGLRGVFHFIAKEEQAIRRDPAARTSAILRRVFG, encoded by the coding sequence ATGCTGGATCGTCGAACCCTGATCGTAGCCCTCGGGGCACTCCCTCTGACAGCTTGCGAAACGCTGGATCCGGCCATCCTGGAGCAAGTGCTGGGTTCGGGTGCGCTGACGCAGGGCGAAGCCGCAATGGGGATTCGCGCCGCTCTCGACAATGGTGTCGGTAATGCGCTGACCAATCTGGGAAGGGTCGATGGATTTCTGGGCAATCCTGTCGTGCGTATTCCGCTGCCAGATGTGCTGCAGGATCTGCAATCCTATCTCGCTCCGATCGGGGCGGATCGCTTATTGGTGGAATTGCAGCAACAACTCAATCGCGGCGCCGAAAAGGCGGCTCCGGTCGCGCGGGACATTTTCATCGATGCGGTGCGCGGTCTGACCATTCAGGACGCGATCAACATCGTTCGCGGTCCTGATACGGCAGCGACTGACTATCTGCGGGACCGCACAACGCAAAGCCTGACCGGTCTGTTCTCGCCGATCATGGAAGATGCGCTGGCCGATACGGGGGCGCTGCGTTTAGTGGACGAAGTCGACCGGCAAGTACCTGTCGGATTGCTGACAGGATCTGGCGCTGATCTGAAAAGTCAGTTGATCGCGCACGGCGTTGACTATGGCCTGCGCGGCGTGTTCCACTTCATCGCGAAAGAAGAACAGGCCATTCGCCGTGACCCCGCAGCCCGTACGTCGGCCATATTGCGGCGCGTTTTCGGCTGA
- a CDS encoding enoyl-CoA hydratase-related protein, producing MPEQIVLCERDTEVGSVAIVTMNRPEAMNSFNNAVFRRMLGVFDALERDDSVRVIILTGQGRAFCAGADISDGFGSAGLDIEAERVDGVPRDSGGVLNLAIAALDTPVIAAINGAAVGIGLTMTLPCDIRIAAKKAKYAFPFVRRGIVFDGAASFYLPKLVGFSKAAQWSLTGGYIDPEDGLQSGLFSALYDNVDVLPRALEMARDMAVNCSPEAMAQNKRLLRRTMLGHGVLETEGFTAHMEESALLEKAFVSHDCEEGVRAFLEKRAPDFRDRDTG from the coding sequence ATGCCTGAACAGATTGTTCTGTGCGAACGAGACACTGAGGTCGGGTCCGTCGCGATCGTGACGATGAACCGACCGGAGGCGATGAACAGTTTCAACAATGCGGTCTTTCGCCGGATGCTGGGCGTGTTCGACGCGCTGGAGCGCGATGACAGCGTTCGGGTGATCATTCTGACAGGGCAGGGTCGCGCCTTTTGTGCAGGCGCCGACATCTCCGACGGCTTCGGCTCGGCGGGGCTCGATATCGAAGCGGAGCGTGTCGACGGCGTGCCGCGCGATTCCGGCGGTGTGCTGAATCTCGCCATTGCGGCTCTGGATACGCCTGTGATCGCAGCGATTAACGGGGCGGCTGTCGGAATCGGTCTGACGATGACGCTACCCTGTGACATCCGGATAGCGGCAAAAAAGGCGAAATATGCCTTCCCCTTCGTACGCCGCGGCATCGTGTTCGACGGGGCGGCCAGCTTCTATCTACCAAAGCTGGTCGGCTTTTCGAAAGCAGCACAATGGTCGCTGACAGGGGGGTACATCGATCCGGAAGACGGGCTGCAATCGGGCTTGTTCAGCGCGCTATATGACAATGTGGATGTGTTGCCGCGGGCGCTGGAAATGGCGCGCGACATGGCGGTGAATTGCTCCCCAGAGGCGATGGCGCAAAATAAGCGGCTGTTGCGACGCACGATGCTGGGTCACGGCGTACTGGAGACGGAAGGCTTCACGGCGCACATGGAAGAGTCGGCCTTGCTGGAAAAAGCGTTTGTCTCGCACGACTGCGAGGAAGGTGTCCGCGCGTTTCTGGAAAAGCGCGCCCCGGACTTCCGCGACCGTGACACTGGCTGA
- a CDS encoding serine hydrolase domain-containing protein: protein MSISAIKRLTAFLAASMLSACSGPSEPDPVATERIATAKLDRVEAILSERADHHAVTAASITVLSGSAPARTYRIGEAQTQTQGLMQAASLSKAVAAAGILTLMEREGIDIDADIRSLFDTIEIGLIPGGDQPLSMRALLSHTAGATQSGYPGYRRGSDLPSSTAIITDPPSRVVSAVELSLPRGEFSYAGGGYQIAQVLAEDISGQPFAELMRTMILDPLGMTASTFMQPIDPDAVAPLTIIPADSPRRIREGLFRPLENDWFDYPEQAAAGLWTTSTDYARFVDALLDAASGRPSPLSPRIAKAMLTPVAATNFGDADLMYGLGVALRVDAQDHVVLVRHSGLNAGYRALFSAEPIGERIVISLTNAPGGAAFNEEVVQGLLQNPGFTQP from the coding sequence ATGAGCATATCTGCAATCAAGCGTCTGACGGCCTTTCTGGCCGCGTCCATGCTGAGTGCCTGCAGCGGCCCTTCAGAGCCGGATCCCGTGGCGACGGAGCGGATCGCGACCGCGAAACTGGACAGGGTCGAAGCGATTCTGTCCGAGCGCGCAGATCATCACGCGGTCACCGCTGCATCGATTACCGTTCTTTCCGGTAGCGCGCCCGCTCGCACCTACCGTATTGGCGAGGCGCAAACGCAGACGCAGGGCCTGATGCAAGCCGCATCTCTGTCCAAGGCTGTCGCCGCCGCCGGAATCCTGACACTCATGGAACGCGAAGGGATCGACATTGATGCCGATATTCGCAGCCTTTTCGACACCATAGAGATTGGGCTCATTCCTGGCGGCGATCAGCCGCTGAGTATGCGCGCGCTTTTGTCTCATACAGCCGGGGCGACGCAGAGTGGCTATCCCGGCTACCGCCGAGGCTCGGATTTGCCGAGTAGCACGGCGATCATCACGGATCCGCCCAGCCGCGTCGTGTCCGCAGTCGAATTGTCATTGCCAAGAGGCGAGTTCAGTTATGCGGGCGGCGGCTACCAGATCGCGCAAGTCCTTGCCGAGGACATTTCCGGTCAGCCTTTCGCCGAATTGATGCGGACCATGATTCTCGATCCGCTCGGCATGACTGCCAGCACCTTCATGCAGCCCATCGATCCAGACGCCGTTGCGCCGCTGACGATTATTCCTGCAGACAGCCCCCGCCGCATCCGTGAAGGCCTGTTCCGTCCGCTCGAGAATGACTGGTTCGATTATCCCGAACAGGCTGCAGCCGGGCTCTGGACCACGTCCACTGATTATGCGCGCTTTGTTGATGCCCTGCTCGACGCCGCAAGCGGCCGACCCAGCCCCCTTTCGCCCCGTATCGCCAAGGCCATGCTGACACCGGTCGCCGCCACCAATTTCGGCGATGCCGATCTGATGTACGGACTCGGCGTCGCCTTGCGCGTCGATGCGCAAGACCATGTCGTGTTGGTCAGACATAGCGGCCTGAATGCCGGGTATCGCGCTCTGTTCAGCGCGGAGCCGATAGGCGAGCGTATCGTCATATCTCTGACCAACGCGCCCGGCGGTGCGGCCTTCAACGAGGAAGTCGTCCAGGGCCTGTTGCAAAATCCCGGCTTCACGCAGCCGTGA
- a CDS encoding carboxymuconolactone decarboxylase family protein has protein sequence MTDFTRHTADTAPTAAKPILEGAQKALGFVPNLYATMAEAPSLLSAYAQLGELLNKSSFSATELQVVLMTNNRLNGCDYCMAAHTTISQGSGVPADVIEALRTGTPIADSKLEALRQFAVTVNETRGWPIQADLDAFFAAGYAQQQVLEVILGTAFKVLSNYTNHVATTPLDAAFQPNAWTPADARKAA, from the coding sequence ATGACCGACTTTACCCGTCACACAGCAGACACCGCCCCTACCGCCGCCAAACCTATTCTCGAAGGCGCGCAGAAAGCTCTCGGCTTCGTCCCCAACCTCTACGCCACCATGGCAGAAGCCCCGTCCTTGCTGAGCGCCTACGCCCAGCTCGGCGAACTTCTGAACAAATCCTCCTTCAGCGCGACCGAGCTGCAAGTCGTGTTGATGACCAATAACCGTCTGAATGGCTGCGACTATTGTATGGCCGCCCACACGACGATCAGCCAGGGCTCCGGCGTTCCCGCCGACGTCATCGAGGCCCTGCGTACCGGCACACCGATCGCTGACAGCAAGCTCGAAGCGTTGCGCCAGTTTGCCGTCACCGTGAACGAAACCCGCGGCTGGCCGATACAAGCCGATCTCGATGCCTTCTTCGCAGCCGGCTACGCGCAGCAGCAAGTGCTCGAAGTCATTCTCGGCACCGCCTTCAAAGTCCTGTCCAACTACACCAACCACGTTGCGACGACCCCGCTCGACGCCGCCTTCCAGCCCAATGCCTGGACGCCCGCCGACGCCCGGAAAGCCGCCTAG
- a CDS encoding replication-associated recombination protein A produces MTSLFESAGLSDGAPLPLAERLRPQTLDDVIGQDHLLGPEGPIGRMLAQDRLSSCILWGPPGVGKTTIARLLAGRAGLEFVALSAVFSGVGDLRKVFDAAKARRETGQGTLLFVDEIHRFNKAQQDGFLPFVEAGTVTLVGATTENPSFELNAALLSRCQVFVLNRLDADALDGLLARAEKELGRALPLTQDARAQLVDFADGDGRYLLTLADEVFAQKAELDAASLSKLLQKRAPVYDKSGEAHYNLISALHKSMRGSDPDAALYWLARMIAGGEDPRYIARRVIRFASEDIGAADPVALMISMEAARSYERLGSPEGELAIAQAVLHCASAPKSNAVYTAWKAALRLAKETGSVAPPKNILNAPTKMMKSLGYGAGYEYDHDSDDGFSGADYWPDEMDRVTLYAPKDAGRERAIAERMARWADLRAAKRGN; encoded by the coding sequence ATGACCTCTCTCTTCGAGTCCGCGGGCCTGTCCGACGGCGCGCCCCTGCCGCTGGCGGAACGGCTGCGGCCACAGACGCTGGACGATGTGATCGGGCAGGATCATCTGCTGGGGCCTGAGGGTCCGATCGGGCGGATGCTGGCGCAGGACCGGCTGTCCTCCTGCATTCTCTGGGGGCCGCCGGGCGTCGGCAAGACGACGATTGCGCGGCTGCTGGCAGGGCGCGCGGGACTGGAATTCGTGGCGCTCTCAGCCGTCTTTTCGGGCGTCGGGGATTTGCGCAAAGTGTTCGACGCGGCGAAGGCCCGGCGCGAAACCGGGCAGGGCACGCTGCTGTTCGTCGACGAAATTCATCGGTTCAACAAGGCGCAGCAGGATGGGTTTCTGCCCTTTGTCGAAGCGGGCACGGTCACGCTCGTCGGGGCGACGACGGAAAATCCGTCATTCGAGCTGAATGCGGCGCTGCTGTCGCGGTGTCAGGTTTTCGTGCTGAACAGGCTGGACGCAGATGCGCTGGACGGGCTGCTGGCGCGGGCGGAAAAAGAGCTGGGGCGTGCGCTGCCTTTGACACAGGATGCGCGGGCGCAGCTGGTGGATTTTGCGGATGGCGACGGGCGCTATCTGCTGACACTGGCGGATGAAGTGTTTGCGCAAAAGGCGGAACTGGATGCGGCGTCTCTGTCTAAGCTCTTGCAGAAGCGCGCGCCGGTCTATGACAAGTCGGGCGAGGCGCATTACAATCTGATTTCGGCGCTGCACAAATCGATGCGAGGCAGCGATCCGGATGCGGCGCTTTACTGGCTCGCGCGCATGATCGCTGGCGGCGAAGATCCGCGTTATATTGCGCGGCGGGTCATACGCTTTGCATCGGAAGATATCGGCGCGGCCGATCCGGTGGCGCTGATGATCAGTATGGAAGCGGCGCGCAGCTATGAGCGACTGGGCTCGCCGGAAGGGGAGCTGGCGATCGCACAGGCGGTGCTACACTGTGCAAGCGCGCCGAAAAGCAATGCAGTCTACACAGCCTGGAAAGCGGCGCTGCGACTGGCGAAAGAAACGGGTTCGGTCGCGCCGCCGAAGAACATATTGAACGCGCCGACAAAGATGATGAAGTCGCTCGGCTACGGTGCGGGCTACGAATATGATCACGACAGTGATGACGGATTTTCCGGCGCGGACTACTGGCCGGATGAGATGGATCGCGTCACGCTCTATGCGCCGAAGGACGCGGGTCGCGAACGCGCAATCGCGGAGCGCATGGCACGCTGGGCGGATTTGCGGGCGGCAAAGCGCGGGAATTGA
- a CDS encoding DUF2200 domain-containing protein, giving the protein MPAKTTTTPEHDAQIAKMTFAKVYPMYVSKVGKKGRTKDELDEVIRWLTGFSQAEMQQTIDDNLSFAEFFDRATLHPKADQIKGVICGYRIEALETELTRKVRYLDKLVDELAKGKAMEKVLRG; this is encoded by the coding sequence ATGCCAGCTAAGACGACCACCACACCCGAACATGACGCCCAGATCGCGAAAATGACCTTCGCCAAGGTCTATCCCATGTATGTCAGCAAGGTCGGAAAGAAGGGCCGCACCAAGGACGAACTGGACGAAGTCATTCGCTGGCTGACCGGCTTTTCACAGGCCGAGATGCAGCAGACCATCGACGACAACCTCAGCTTCGCCGAATTTTTCGACCGCGCCACACTTCACCCCAAGGCTGACCAGATCAAGGGCGTGATCTGCGGCTATCGGATCGAAGCGCTCGAGACGGAGCTGACACGGAAGGTGCGGTATCTGGACAAGCTCGTGGACGAGCTGGCGAAGGGGAAGGCGATGGAGAAGGTTTTGAGGGGCTAA